The Pleuronectes platessa chromosome 13, fPlePla1.1, whole genome shotgun sequence genome includes a window with the following:
- the crsp7 gene encoding mediator of RNA polymerase II transcription subunit 26 has protein sequence MTTVSATPQQMRDRLLQAIDSQSNIRNMVVVLEVIACLEKCPITKEALEETRLGKLINDVRKKTKDEDLAKRAKKLLRNWQKLIEPGSAVPASAPGSTNGSSHPCRTDVSPPDISVSGKGVAEVKIRNDVHNTYSPKAEKSGSRKRRAEHRDSGVHLPEKISKLSSYDNSVSPPPPLTNGIAGSPDAMPDQEVVPSPERSRLEPLDNEKINRIPVNAVKPRPSSPGVAKLPSTSSLIKVAVMQQQARLDEGGGGGGHYQAKSPRGLTTSPRSVKPDSKRSSVYAPKATPVPSPSSRDSPMSLSQPVSSPAQASYADKLPHSSHRSSMHWASSSEVSSHCPPQDASATLESLTASPSTYLPQQNSELNRPASEGATAASDDTDASMAPNSEHKRRKYRSRDYSVNLDGQKIEDMTKPVRLKERRLTFDPVTGQIKPLVHKEPSQTEEPPTPDLSEFRQRTKSTVQQPAPLAPTPAPVLAPILAPGPSPNPFHQTNWKELSRNEIIQSYLNLQSNVLNSSGVQAPSAHFFMAEYLKREEQEIKESREMHVLQKDIAVEALPGVSREVTGEDLDRIHTQHWPGVNGCYDTVGTWYDWTDCISLDPHGDVSRLNILPYVCLD, from the exons ATGACAACGGTCTCAGCAACCCCGCAGCAGATGAGGGACCGGCTGCTGCAGGCCATCGACAGTCAGAGCAAT ATACGCAATATGGTTGTAGTATTGGAGGTGATTGCCTGTCTGGAAAAATGTCCTATCACCAAAGAAGCACTTGAG GAAACTCGCCTAGGAAAGCTGATCAATGACGTGAGGAAGAAGACCAAGGATGAAGACCTTGCGAAGCGTGCAAAGAAACTCTTGAGAAACTGGCAAAAGCTGATTGAGCCGGGGTCAGCTGTGCCTGCAAGTGCCCCCGGGTCAACCAATGGCAGTTCTCATCCCTGCAGAACCGACGTCTCTCCCCCTGACATCTCAGTGTCTGGGAAGGGTGTCGCTGAAGTCAAGATCAGAAATGATGTTCACAACACATACTCGCCAAAAGCAGAAAAGTCAGGCAGTCGCAAGCGCCGGGCAGAGCACAGAGACAGTGGAGTGCACTTACCAGAAAAAATCTCCAAGCTGTCTTCGTACGATAACTCTgtgtcaccaccaccaccactcaccAATGGGATTGCAGGCAGTCCAGATGCCATGCCCGACCAGGAGGTCGTGCCATCTCCTGAGAGATCGCGACTCGAGCCCCTCGATAATGAGAAAATCAACAGAATTCCAGTAAATGCTGTCAAGCCTCGCCCTAGCTCCCCTGGAGTGGCCAAACTACCTAGCACTTCATCTTTGATCAAGGTTGCCGTAATGCAGCAACAGGCTAGATTGGAtgaaggcggaggaggagggggccaTTATCAAGCCAAAAGTCCCCGTGGTCTCACCACCAGTCCAAGGAGCGTGAAGCCAGACTCCAAGCGCTCTTCAGTATATGCACCGAAAGCAACGCCAGTCCCAAGCCCTTCCTCGAGGGACTCTCCCATGTCTTTATCCCAGCCTGTGTCCTCCCCAGCCCAAGCATCTTACGCTGACAAGCTGCCACATTCTTCTCATAGGTCCTCGATGCACTGGGCCAGTTCGTCAGAAGTCTCCTCTCATTGCCCACCACAAGACGCATCTGCAACACTGGAATCCCTGACAGCCTCCCCTTCAACCTATCTCCCCCAACAGAACTCCGAACTGAACAGACCGGCATCTGAGGGAGCCACTGCCGCGTCTGACGACACAGACGCGTCAATGGCTCCTAACTCAGAGCATAAAAGGAGGAAGTACAGGTCTAGAGACTACTCTGTCAATTTAGATGGCCAGAAAATAGAAGACATGACTAAACCTGTACGATTAAAAGAACGCAGACTTACATTTGACCCTGTCACAGGTCAGATTAAACCTCTGGTACATAAAGAACCTTCTCAAACAGAGGAACCCCCCACGCCTGACCTCTCTGAGTTTAGGCAAAGAACTAAAAGCACTGTACAACAGCCCGCTCCCCTGGCCCCGACTCCGGCCCCAGTCCTGGCCCCAATCTTGGCCCCAGGCCCCAGTCCCAACCCTTTTCATCAGACAAACTGGAAGGAGCTGTCCAGAAATGAAATCATCCAGTCCTACTTGAACCTTCAGAGCAATGTGCTCAACTCCTCAGGGGTCCAGGCCCCTAGTGCACACTTTTTCATGGCAGAGTATTTGAAAAGGGAAGAACAGGAGATCAAGGAGTCGAGGGAGATGCACGTTTTGCAGAAGGACATCGCAGTAGAAGCTTTACCAGGTGTGAGCCGGGAGGTGACGGGCGAGGACCTGGACAGGATACACACGCAGCACTGGCCAGGAGTGAATGGATGTTATGATACCGTGGGCACCTGGTATGACTGGACAGATTGCATATCATTGGACCCTCATGGCGACGTAAGCAGATTGAACATCCTGCCATATGTTTGCTTAGACTGA
- the cnn2 gene encoding calponin-2 — protein sequence MTTFTKGPAYGLSAEVKNKIAQKYDLQKEEELRNWIEEVSGETIGPDFQKGLKDGVILCKLINKLQPGSVKKINYSALNWPQMENLTNFVKAITVYQLKPQDLFEANDLFECGNMTQVQTTLLALAGMAKTKGCSSRTDIGVKYADKQERMFDEAKMKAGQCVIGLQMGTNKCASQAGMNAYGTRRHLYDPKVQIQPPMDNTTISLQMGTNKGASQAGMTAPGTRRAIYDHKMGTDKCDNSTMSLQMGYSQGANQSGQNFGLGRQICDVKYCPKPGEVPSDQNGAAVAQPFVPEFQDEGYQGYQEEEQVYQEEGTDY from the exons ATGACCACCTTCACCAAAGGTCCTGCCTACGGGCTGTCTGCGGAAGTCAAAAACAag ATCGCACAGAAGTATGACCTTCAGAAGGAAGAGGAACTGAGGAACTGGATCGAGGAGGTCAGCGGCGAAACCATCGGCCCAGACTTTCAGAAAGGCCTGAAGGACGGAGTCATTCTGTGCAA ACTTATCAACAAACTCCAACCAGGCTCAGTGAAAAAGATCAACTACTCAGCACTGAACTGGCCTCAG ATGGAGAATCTGACGAACTTCGTCAAAGCCATCACTGTCTACCAGCTGAAGCCTCAGGACCTCTTCGAGGCCAACGACCTGTTTGAGTGTGGCAACATGACTCAGGTGCAGACGACGCTGCTCGCACTGGCCGGCATG GCCAAGACCAAGGGCTGCAGCTCACGGACGGACATCGGGGTGAAGTACGCAGACAAGCAGGAGAGGATGTTTGATGAGGCGAAGATGAAGGCTGGACAGTGCGTCATTGGCCTGCAG aTGGGGACCAACAAGTGTGCCAGTCAGGCAGGTATGAATGCATATGGTACCAGGAGGCACTTGTACGACCCAAAAGTTCAAATCCAGCCGCCCATGGACAACACAACCATCAGTCTGCAAATGGGCACCAACAAGGGAGCGAGCCAG GCCGGGATGACGGCTCCTGGAACGAGGCGTGCCATTTACGACCACAAGATGGGAACAGACAAGTGTGACAACAGCACCATGTCCCTACAGATGGGCTACAGCCAGGGAGCCAACCAGAGCGGACAGAACTTCGGACTGGGCCGGCAGATCTGTGACGTAAAGTACTGTCCTAAACCCGGAGAGGTCCCCAGTGATCAAAACGGGGCAGCGGTCGCCCAGCCCTTCGTCCCAGAATTCCAAGACGAGGGTTACCAAGGTTaccaggaagaggagcaggtgtACCAAGAGGAAGGGACGGACTActag
- the rps15 gene encoding 40S ribosomal protein S15, giving the protein MAETEIKKKRTFRKFTFRGVDLDQLLDMSYEQLMQLYCARQRRRLNRGLRRKQQSLLKRLRKAKKEAPPMEKPEVVKTHLRDMVILPEMVGSMVGVYNGKTFNQVEIKPEMCGHYLGEFSITYKPVKHGRPGIGATHSSRFIPLK; this is encoded by the exons ATG GCGGAAACCGAGATCAAGAAGAAGCGTACCTTCAGGAAATTCACCTTCCGAGGTGTGGACCTGGACCAGCTGCTGGACATGTCCTA TGAGCAGCTGATGCAGTTGTACTGCGCCCGCCAGAGGAGGAGGCTAAACCGCGGACTGCGCCGTAAGCAGCAGTCCCTCTTGAAGCGCCTGCGCAAGGCCAAGAAGGAGGCTCCTCCCATGGAGAAACCGGAGGTGGTGAAGACCCATCTCAGGGACATGGTCATCCTGCCCGAGATGGTCGGATCAATGGTTGGCGTGTACAACGGCAAAACTTTCAACCAGGTTGAAATCAAG CCTGAGATGTGCGGCCACTACTTGGGCGAGTTCTCCATCACTTACAAGCCAGTCAAGCACGGTCGCCCCGGTATTGGAGCCACACACTCTTCTCGTTTCATCCCTCTGAAGTAG